TGGCAAACTACATACCCTCACCTTGGAGGGAAACCCTGTGTGTCTGCAACCAAACCCTACTACCACACAGGTTGGTAAATGTGTTGTTATACTGGAAGCATAAAGATGAAACTGATACATGTATGAAGCATCTTAGATGGGCTCTCATGTTTTTCTTATGATACAAGAGATGTCCTCTTTGCAGCCTCTTTTGTCCCTTAGAGAGCAAAACACGGATATTTAAGAGTTACTGTTTCAGGATTTGAGGAAATTGGTAGGATaaagctagtttttcttttagcACCCAGGTTAAAACAATCATCTATCTACAGTGTTACCCCAGTTtaaaagtgttttgagataagagttgTCTCCAAGTTAGTCTGGTTGTACTTGCTAGCATTGGATGGAAATAACTTCCAACCATGGGACGGAAGAAAGTGGGTGTAAAGGACAGCACTGAgatgaagaagtggatgatatttattgaattaaagaaaaaacTTGGCGAAGCAATTTGAGCTTATTACAgttagtctgcaccatactgaagcagaattagTCTAATgccagccaaggatgttaaaataatcTATGGGCGGCAgatatttatccatgaaaatatggagaagctgctgttGGTGTATTTGAAAGCGAAGCAATTTGAAGGAGATACCGTTGAAGTGCATGCTTCTAGGTATATGTTGTACATAGTTAttacatccatccctccatccattttctaccgctcgcttgtccctttcagggtcgcattACTTCTAAAAAATATCtcagtagtgcattcaattgaattgtTTTTCATACAGTATTTATTATCTGAAAGTAAGTTTTTCTTTGTAAAAATATATGGTacttgttaaaattgtgctgtatTTTGGGTGGTCTGGTTGGTCGGCAAAACACCAATTAAAATGGTTCAATGGGCAACATTGACTTGAAATAGTGTTTTGATTTGAGAGCTCCATCACAAAACCAATTAAGATCACACGGTGACATACGACGACACTTATTTGCAATTGTTTTCTACTTGCCAAGATTCACAATTATATTTCTAGAAATTTCCTTAGTTTTAAGGGATATTTACCTATTGTTAGTCATATCTTAATTTGAGCATGAATAATGAATGGTACATGTTTTTCCTATTCTATAGTTTAAAttgagaaaatacagtaaatattcaaataagatattttggttttcccccacattgaattttaaagattctgcaacatctcgagtatgcttaatttaagaattttgAGTTAGTTTTAGGAATAaagcttgttttcagaataataTACCTATTTCTTTattaaaagtcctgctaatttcaatataaaaataataatttaaattcttatcaaataaaattatctGTCAATGCAGCAAGTGaatttcactagtttttagtatttttttttctaaaatctagtgtttttattttttatattttgacatttttacaGTGTGTACATATTAAAAGAGGTCTCCTTGATGTCTTTAATGGCACATtggtgtgtgtacatattatatacactgtCAGGGCATTCCCACTACTGAGTTACAGCAGAGTGGAAAGTTTCGGGGCCACAATAATAGAGTTTATTTATGCTCACCAGCAGAGAATTAATTAGGAAACTGGGGCAATGAAGGCAGAGGCTGAGCTGAATATGCATTAGGCTTGCGCTTTGTAGCGACTGAGAGGTACTTGGGTTTGCCAAACTCTTTTTTAACACATAGCTCCCGTCTTCCTCTTAACTAAGCCTTACTTTCATCATCTTTTTCATTCCCCCTAGTCTCATAGACTGCATCTGTGAGAAAATGCATCAGACTAGATGTGTCCATCAAATCAGTGCCAACTTGTTTTATGGCCTACTGTATATGCAGTAGTTCTCTCCTGTTCTTCAATGTCAACCCATAATTTTCTCTTTTTCCTTATTTCTTTTGCCCTCCGGATCAGGCTGACTACAGTTACTGGGATTCAGTGAGGGAGTTGGTCCCTCAGCTGCGTTACCTTGACAATGCAAGAGTGGAGAATGGTAGACCAAACTCCAGCGGCACCATGTGGGAAGACTGGAGCATCCTGAGAAACTGCATCAGAGACTACTACACAACGGCTACCGAAGACAGTGAGCATCTGTTTGTGTGGTAGACACAACtttttatgaagtgttttttCTTTAATACTTTTGTGCAGCAGACAGTGCACGTCCCTACAACCGTTCCAGTTCTGCCAGGCGGCCTGCTTCCAGCCTCCGGTCCCTCTCATCAGCAAGTACTGCTGACTCCAGGCCCTTGACATCATCGTCATCAGGGTTTCTTTCGTCTCCTTTGTCCACACCTGGTTCTGAAGATTCAGACTTTGCCGAAGTTGAAGCAGACAGCAGCGTCCTCACACATGGTTAAATATCTTTATAGTTATGTTTAATAGCGTCTACTTGTCTTTTTTTTGGACTCATTTGGGTCCCTTTTATTTCTAATATTGCAATACAATGACAAATGCTCTTAACCTAacgtgaagaaaaaaaatgtcgTAGAGCTCATGAACTGAAATTTGTCTATTCTTATTTTGATGATTTGTGCAGGAGCTGGCAAGATCGTGTTCTGTGGGAACCCTGTAAAGGCTGTACGAGCAAGACGTGAAAAGTTGAGAGTAAGTTTCATTTAACGAGATAAATTAAAGTTACGCATTGAATAACATAGAACATTAGAATCACGCATCGGGAATCGGTTTGGTCTTTTTAGGCAGTCTGTGTTTACTCAGTCATCTCATTCAAATGCACTTTTAGAACCAGCGTCCTGTGCTttggacatttgtttttattcttttgccAAAgttacacatttcgggaaaaaatAGTTATGTTATGTGAAACAAGCTTGTCCACTGCAAAGAATGTTGGCTCGCAGGAGGTACTTGTGAGTTAGTTTGCTGCGTTGTTAAAGAATACTGCAAATAGGCTCGACTTGGTACAAACATGGATGGGCATTGGGCACCTTTCACATTTGATTCCTGGTTCCCAGAAATGGTTCTCGGAAATggagtccatagtgaggccagcaagggatcctcttgcatgtagacacgtCGGCATCGCATAGACATCACCAACTGATGCAGAGGAaaggtccaccccgggtcccgacttggaACAACTAGCGCCTCCTCTGTGAAAACTGATTCGTGACCACCTGATAACCtgtccacgcaggagagggggcagagcagaaggagagacggcagatcaactggtctaaaaaggggtctatataaaggctagagtgtatacatgagttttaagatgggacttaaatgcttctactcatgTAGCATATCTAACTGTTACTGCTAGGACATTTTAGAGTAATGGAGCACGGACAGAAAGCGCTCTAAAgtctgcagacttttttggggctctgggaatcactaataagccggagttcttagaacgcagatttctggccaGGACATttagtacaatacaatctgcaagataggatggagctagaccatttagtattttatacacaagtagtaaaaccttaaattcgcatcttaagtgcacaagaagccagtgcaggtgagccagtataggcgcaATATgaacaaactttcttgttcttgtcaaaagtctagcagccgcattttgtaccaacagtaatcgtttaatgctagccATAGGGAGGcccaaaaataatatgttacaataATCGAAATGAACACATGAATAATTATCTCAGCgtcggtggtggacaaaatgggatgaattttagcgatattacgcagATGAAAGAAAGTTGTTTTAGTGgcaacactcttaatgtgtgactcaaacgagagagttgggtcgaagataataccgagattctttaccgagtcactttgtataatttttttttgtcaaatgttaaattGGTATTAACAAATAAGTGCTGGTGTCTAGCAGGTCCGATAGTCAAAATTTctgttttcttagcgttgagATGCAAAAAGTGGCTGGACTGCATTGTTGGATTTAATTAAGATACGCCAACAGAAGACTACATTAGAAACACAATTATTGATATAAAATATGTGACTGACTCAAGCCgtccgggttccactgaccatcAAAGAGGGACATGACGTCGAGCAGTTtgtgacttgtttattttttcaaataaaccttcaTGCAGGctaggtcgcttttcagctccttccttctccactgctcggtcttcggtctgcttttcagtcggccgcgtcttcgtctgcctcttgctctccgtctctcACGCGCTGCATGTGCTTCTGCCTCTCCAACTCTCTCCCCGTtctctgctgctgcccttttacacatTGCGAGATTAGATGATTGTGCCCAGgtgggcgatccacgcacctaATCTTGTTTACGGCGTCGATCCTGGCGCGCACAGCCTCACCGCTGGCCCGACGGccccgcctcctcgccaccatcttgaaGTGGGCCCCGCCGTGCCCTACCTCGCTGTCTGTCTGTCGGCCACGCCTCCCCACTTAATAATtgatatgtttcttaactaaactatcaataaatagtaatatttatattcaaataaaaatacagcttcaccactttcgtcataatttttgcgcttaggaAACTaatctatgactttagctccttACTTTTTCTATTTGGTTTGATAttggtggtggaaaagtgtataaaACTGGTTACCACTGGCCTATACGTATCACAGCTGATATAAGATAATTTTTGGTGGCCCTTAGGGGGCGCTCGTGGCCCAAcaatggccctatggttaagatcCACTGGTGTAGTTGTTATATCCTGTGTTCTTTCACTTCTGAGTCTTATTTGCAAGTGTTATATATTTGTAgtggactttgcatgcagttgcaattccgagACATTGATGGCAGTAGTGTTTAGACTATGACGTGGTGCCTGGCtaagaagtagtctttgccataagGTTGAATGGGTCAGTCTAACTTCATGTGGCTCCTTACATAGTGTTGATACAGTAAGTGTTGTGCTTATTACACAAGAGTTGTTTGATTTTAATGTGCATCTGAGTTGTAGTTTTTAATATGCAAATTTGGAGGCATTGAAATCACCATGTGATATCGCTAATGCCAAAAAGTAGCACGTTTTTACATGGCAAAGCCAATATAAATCAAGGtaacacattttgaaaagtgaagCCGTACTTTATGTTTAAGCCTTTTCTATTGGGCATACTTGCTTTGTGGGTATGGAAAATTGCATCAATGCCTAGGAGCAGTCCGGATGAGTCCACTGTAAGTGTTGCTTGAGTACTGGTTTCCCCACCAAATGTTTAAGCGGGTGTTTCGTCTGCAACCGGACCTGATGTCACGTGCATCAAAAGTATCGAAAATGGTATTGTTCATTTTTACATGAATCTATACCTGGTTGTACAGAGGGAATTGAGTCGGTAACTACaaaagtaccaaatttggtactaTATCTTTAGGTGAAATACCAGCCAGTATCAATTAAAATTCAGCATGTGACTCCATATGTCTACTTATAGTCCACAGACTCATGAAGTAATGTTTTTTCTCATAGACTGCACCCTGTGTGTCAACTTTTAACCCCCGTGACCTGACCATCCATATACCAGAGCACATGTATGACCCAGAAGACCATGATGGGAATGAGTGTGGTGATGTTTTTGCTGAACTTAAAGCTTGGAGGGAGAAGCATAGCAGGTACTACAAAATATACATCGGTGCACACAGTTATGATATAAACTTCTGCTGGTTTCAGTTTTGTGGAAACTTTTTTGGGAAAGCCTTTATGTCTGTCTGTGTGGCTGTGCTTTACAGAGCAAGGTTCATAAAAGAACGCATGAATAAGTTTGGTGTAgaacaggggcgtcgccagacatatttcactggggcacgcgccccactgttgatctgcagtgccccagtaaaaatgtcaccaataaaaaaaaaaacgcttcagttttaagtctacataacatagacaacagcgcacataccacttagtatggtaattgattgctactgtattcactctacgaaacaatgagcacatggctacttaatatggtaatttattcacgtggtggatgagacttcagttgagagagagagagagagagagagaggggggggtcgattcactgcgtgaggtaggtaacgttagccaacaacaatttgttaattacattattttgattttgatttgactcaaactgtaactcctagatggaattaagaaagttattcgcccgcagcagagaagaagcagcaggaaaaagagatgtaagtgaagtcctagctagctaggcaacatcattgtcttaagttgatgctaagttagctaacgttattccttgtatcaagacaaacatattcatttgctgtacgagttGTCGGGGGAATTtacaatgaacatgaaacataatgttggttattgtctgctggttctgcatcaatgatgatttggagtaagcatgtgtgagttgtgtgttggccctgcgatgaggtggtgacttgtccagggtgtaccccgccttccgcccgattgtagctgagataggcgccagcgccccccgcgaccccgaaagggaataagcagtaggaaatggatggatggatgtgtgagttgagtgcttctcaaatggtttatcttcaggaagaaaaacatttttccatatcatcaagttgtgagccaaatttttaaatcattcaagtttatttcacagaaaaatagcacagtatactcgtcggtgtgactttgactaaaataatcttgttttgtcaccagaaaaatggctacagctaaagcatctggttttgtttccagaaaaaatagtaacatttctgtatttgttttcagaaagatggctgaaaatatcgggttttgttgccccatttagatttttaaaaaatatatttccatgtctgtcctgagtactCCTCCAACtcgttagtcggtttgccttttgctaaaatactcactaatagtcactagaaaaatggctaaaaatatctggttttgttgccacaatttgatttttttctcccttaacttttttttttccatgcacacatctgactgcgactcactgaaaatgacacacaatacacttttatgtcacgacccaccagttgggaaccactggtcaactgtgtaacagttactgtaatatttccatgtctgtccagagcaggggtagggaacctatggctctagagccagatgtggctcttttgatgactgcacctggctctcaaatacatctgagctgacattacttaacacgattagtaatgaataattccgccagtaatcggtgttaaaaataacgtttatcatATAAAACATTcgtatgcattttaatccatccatccgttttcaaccgcacctgttcaataagtcacatcaatggtaagaagtccatccatctattctctaccgcttgtcccttttggggtcgcgggggttgctggagcctatctcagctgcatttgggcagaaggcggtgtacaccctggacaagtcgccacctcatcacaaggccaacacagatagacagacaacattcacactcacattcacacactagggcccattcagtgttgccaaagaagtatttcatttgatattggttagcttcagaataaaaatgatgtaaaatataagacttatactctaaaaatgtaggtcttacttaaaaaatgcatgcatttagttgtattcagtgttaaaacatatgatacggctctcatggtaatacactttaaaaaatttggctttcatggctctctcagccaaaaaggttcccgacccttgctccagagtgattgaccactttgcaaaaatgaaaaggagacgttacagtttacttctcagaaaatgattccctgaacagacacacaacagttgttcatttattctactactgtggctttattgttttgtgtatattttatagatttgtgtatctgaaataggattagccacattggcataaatgaaaattaaataatataaaagtacccagagatgtaggggtgctttattttctgttttacttttgtagatgttaaattcgttaaaatgtgtttaaatttGATGTTAAATTTTTGcctttaccagtagcagtttagaagtctggagtaaaaaagtgcacaagtaggtcaaatgcattaattaatttcaggtggttaatcaaagatccatacaacgtaatctgatatgatttcatagtttaaagcactatttatgtattttttatgataaataagtgctaaaaatgttctcgcttgcgcgctttgcacgctcacatgaattatttgtgccccaggtgtgccccagtacagtattaggtctagtgacgcccctggtgtaGAAGAAATTATGAGAAGAGATGTTAAACCACGGCTTCTCATCCAACCTTCTTGTCACCCACTATTCTTTACCAATATTTTCATTTTCTTCTGCAGACACAGTatcactaaaaaataaataaatacagaagtaaataaaaacaatataaacctattataataacaatatttaaaaaaataaagataatatATTAATAAACGTAAAAATAATGGTGAAATAAACTATGCACCATAACTGGGATGGGAACCCTTTTGGGTTTGACTGGCCTATTAAAGGACCCCTAATGCATGCAGTGTGAAATCCAACGATTTACATATCAAGGATGACGTCATTTAAATATGTGGTCTATTAGTTATATTACCTGTTTTCCATGCACCTATATGCTGTTAATTTTTCTTTCAGGCGACTTGAAGAAATACAGAGCGACAGGTTACCTCAAGTACTGGTTGTTCAGCATGGCAacaaggatgatgatgatgatgaaggggAAGGTTTCGATGGTGTCCACAGTTATGATGAAGAACAAAGCGAGGACGGTACCGATTCATCTTTTAGGCCCATTTGTTCAGGTAAATACActttaaatatacatacatttttgataaaattcaaaggggtcatattatgatttttttttctttatcaacCTGAATCAACTATAAGTAAGCTGCAAAAGTTGTATAATACCAGGCTGTAAAAACTGTCTTACTGCATGTTTTCTCATATATTTTTCAGGCCAGTTTAAACGCACGTTGCATGATGTGGATCAACGTTCCTTGTCCTCTGACATCACACATTGGCCTTGTCCTCCTCCTAAGTTTTTAGGTTCAAAACCAGCCTCTGGTAATAACAAGAACCCAACAGGAAACTGTTCACAGAGGATTCGAATTAACCGGGGCACTTCAGAACACATACTTCATTCTTACAGCGATGTTGCAAAGGCTACACATACAGAGCGGCCAATCAAGAGTGTCCAGCAGGTGACGAGAACTAAACCGCTTCGACCGCCATCACCTATACGCATAACTCAGTCATGTAAAATTGGTAGCCTGGGCGGACGGTTAAAGGATTCATGGTAAAGCATTATTCAGTTCTTGcctctttttgtattatttaaactGTCTGCAGCTAATTACCATGAATACAATTTTCAAACTCATCTGCAGAATCTCACTCAGGTTGCATGGTATGCAAAATATTGTTGGCAAAACAAAGATAATAAGACTTTAGTCTTAGCATGACTTTACCCCTCagttttgttgttttaattgCTGTGACACTTGAAATGTTGAATTTTCTTGCTACCTATGTATTATATCCAATCAATTTACAAATAGTAAATATAATATTATTTTGGATTAAGTGTAAAGTAAATAAAAGTTTGGTTTGTGTGTAGTTATGCTGACATAATGGCAACTCATGCTGTGATAACTTTATAATACCACATAGGGGCACTATGTCTCAACATATTTATCCTTGAGACAATCCAGAAGAGGGAGCCATATGCATAAGGGTAAAGTCAGGGTTTTAACTTCAATGTGCAAAAGTAAATTGGGTAAATGGTAATACAATCTTAATCCAGGCTATCATAATAGGGGATATTTTAGCTTTTGTCAAATGAATGAAGATTTAAGTCTCACTGGTTGAGCTTGGTTGTTGTCTGTGTGTCCATAGGACCACCAAGATAAGAACAATCATAAATCTTATTGGAAAACAAGCATATGCACATGGTATTTTGAATTGTATGTGGTTTATTTGCATTGTAAGCCTGTACTTTTGTTATCAAAACAAATTAATGGAATTGCTTTGCCTGTCCGGGATAGCAGATAAACATAGCAAATCCCTGCTAACATCTTTGGTGGAAGGGAGTGTGCACTCTGGATCAGATTGCAGTAAGGGTAACTACATTTATGTCAAGAAGAACTTCCACAATAAGCTTTAGGCCTTTACTGTACTGTTAGTGATTATGTGACAGTATTTTGTAGATACAAGATTTTATACTATAAATTGTAAAGTGGCCTTTGCAAGGGTAAACAGACTGTGTTGTTCAGAATGTACAGCCAGGACACAATGCCAATTTATCTATGTAAAATAATTGGCAAAGCCTTCGCCAGTGGGGTGCTAGCTCTCAACCTCTGCCGAgtattatacaaaccctgtttccatatgagttgggaaattgtgtcacaagtaaatataaacggaatacaatgatttgcgaatccctTTCAATTtcaattcagttgaatgcactacaaagacaacatatttgatgttcaaacaaataaactttttcttttttttttgcaaataataatcaattgagaatttcatggctgcaacacgtgccaaagtagttgggaaaggacatgttcaccactgtgttacatcaccttttcttttaacaacactcaataaacgtttgggaactgaggaaactaattgttgaagctttgaaagtggaattctttcccattcttgttttatgtaaagcttcagtcgttcaacagtcctgggtctccgctgtcgtattttacgcttcagaatgcgccacacattttcgatgggagacaggtctggactgcaggcgggccaggaaagtacccgcactcttttactatgaagccacgctgttgtaacccttgtcttgctgaaataagccggggcgtcaatgataacgttgcttggatgacaacatatgttgctccaaaacctgtatgtacctttcagcattaatggtgccttcacagatgtgtaagttacccatgccttgggcactaatacacccccatacaatcacagatgctggcttttgaactttgcgtctataacaatccgaatggttactttcctctttgttctggaggacaccacgtcctctgtttccaaatataatttgaaatatggactcgtcagaccacagaacacctttccaaaagccggcagcgtttcaggatattgttgataaatgggtttggctttgcatagtagagttttaacttgcacttacagatgtagcaaccaactgtagttactgacagtggtttcatgaagtgttactgagctcatgtggtgatatcctttcgaactgatgccggtttttgatgcagtaccgcctgagggatcaaaagtccgtaatatcattgcttacgtgcagtgatttctccagattctctgaaccttttgatgattttacggaccgtagatggtaaaatccctaaattccttgcaatagcttgttgagaaatgttgttttaaaacttttcgacaatttgcttacaaagtagtgaccctcgccccatctttgtttgtgaattacttagcatttcatggaagcagcttttatacccaatcatggcacccacctgttcccaattagcctgcatacctgtgggatgttccatataagtgtttgataagcatccctcaattttatcagtatttattgccacctttcccaacttttttgtcacatgttgctggcatcaaattccaaagttaatgattttttgccccCAAAATCtttttgatcagtttgaacatcaaatatgttgtctttgttgtatattcaactgaatatgggttaaaaaggatttgcaaatcattgtattccgtttatatttacatccaacccaatttcccaactcatgtggaaacgggtttgtagatTAGCCTGTGAGCTATTAGTTTatagcagggctattcaactacagaGGGCCGCAGTTTCACGAGCCAAAGGGCTCAAGGCCCGGACATCAAAACGTGCAACACATGGACTTTCACACTGCGCAGTCAATAAATTAATTACTCTGCCCTTGATACTCGTTTCCAGTGTGTAcagctagacagatagttaacagcatgaagaaacagaagctccggaagatttgttgaggattgatgttctttttttggaattatttcccttcctcagttttgtttctttacatttcttccttcatttaggtcTGTAAGACTAAACATTTAAACGTAAAATAATGAGATAGgctcccacgaccccaaaagggataagcggtagaaaatggatggataaacattacaaaatattacatcaattgtgtattttacataaataatgttaattatgtattttacaaaaaTACAATATGTTTCATGTTAAtgaattcacacaataaactacaaatgttTACGCATATAGAAATTAAACAACATCCACATCAATATTGGACACAAAGTATGTGTCTGTGACTCATTTAAACTAAACCGAAGTTTACCTTATTGCCCTGAGCTGGACAAATTTGGCTCCCCTTTCCTCTACTTTATCTCtcttgcttgcttctttgtcttgtcttgtcttaacttttttgttgtctctttttgcactgctctctaaATCTAaatattggaactatttaactggcctcaacgaaattgacaagatcttgggtttgggggaacctatTTGttgtgacggagcggttgttgctggacacgcgacggactcttgggagaataTGGAGTCCTGCGTGCCTGTCGACCCTTTTCAGTGTAGGatgtgaagatatctacctattcagAATGATGACAACAGTACATccgctgattggagtaagcgttgatctggtttgtcgacaaattggaagtcgctggcagtcttcaaagtaccccaaagctgccacaattGATTGGAGGATGctggaagaactgtggacacttgtgattttggatcacatcggactgtctgccccgctggattttgaggaccagtcatagacaatttagggtGAAAAACAAATTTAATTTTCACTCTCATACaatacattctaacttggattgtttccctggcttcgacactctcccgaaggacagtgcggcgaagacacaacaaactccctttttgtcttttatgtacacacacttgttattgactttggacttatcgGCTTCACGACATCAAGGCCACGggacagagacacactgcaggcttacacacacacatgcatccgcAAAAATGTACGCCACACACAAACCCC
The nucleotide sequence above comes from Nerophis ophidion isolate RoL-2023_Sa linkage group LG12, RoL_Noph_v1.0, whole genome shotgun sequence. Encoded proteins:
- the lrrc56 gene encoding leucine-rich repeat-containing protein 56 isoform X2 encodes the protein MDRTSVKREFRPGSGRVQVTEMNESGPINPVPVLKKRDEADTEQLICLSKEKLELLCGTKDLSQVTSLEICVNTQENSLGNIGTYLPRLVLLKMNNSVIMSMRDLGTTFSQLQVLWMSRCCLQDLDGISSLSSLRELYLAFNKVSDLSQVGMLENLQVLDVEGNDVDDLVQVQYLGLCGKLHTLTLEGNPVCLQPNPTTTQADYSYWDSVRELVPQLRYLDNARVENGRPNSSGTMWEDWSILRNCIRDYYTTATEDNSARPYNRSSSARRPASSLRSLSSASTADSRPLTSSSSGFLSSPLSTPGSEDSDFAEVEADSSVLTHGAGKIVFCGNPVKAVRARREKLRTAPCVSTFNPRDLTIHIPEHMYDPEDHDGNECGDVFAELKAWREKHSRRLEEIQSDRLPQVLVVQHGNKDDDDDEGEGFDGVHSYDEEQSEDGTDSSFRPICSGQFKRTLHDVDQRSLSSDITHWPCPPPKFLGSKPASGNNKNPTGNCSQRIRINRGTSEHILHSYSDVAKATHTERPIKSVQQVTRTKPLRPPSPIRITQSCKIGSLGGRLKDSW
- the lrrc56 gene encoding leucine-rich repeat-containing protein 56 isoform X1, with the translated sequence MDRTSVKREFRPGSGRVQVTEMNESGPINPVPVLKKRDEADTEQLICLSKEKLELLCGTKDLSQVTSLEICVNTQENSLGNIGTYLPRLVLLKMNNSVIMSMRDLGTTFSQLQVLWMSRCCLQDLDGISSLSSLRELYLAFNKVSDLSQVGMLENLQVLDVEGNDVDDLVQVQYLGLCGKLHTLTLEGNPVCLQPNPTTTQADYSYWDSVRELVPQLRYLDNARVENGRPNSSGTMWEDWSILRNCIRDYYTTATEDTDSARPYNRSSSARRPASSLRSLSSASTADSRPLTSSSSGFLSSPLSTPGSEDSDFAEVEADSSVLTHGAGKIVFCGNPVKAVRARREKLRTAPCVSTFNPRDLTIHIPEHMYDPEDHDGNECGDVFAELKAWREKHSRRLEEIQSDRLPQVLVVQHGNKDDDDDEGEGFDGVHSYDEEQSEDGTDSSFRPICSGQFKRTLHDVDQRSLSSDITHWPCPPPKFLGSKPASGNNKNPTGNCSQRIRINRGTSEHILHSYSDVAKATHTERPIKSVQQVTRTKPLRPPSPIRITQSCKIGSLGGRLKDSW